One window of Flavobacterium ammonificans genomic DNA carries:
- a CDS encoding TlpA family protein disulfide reductase, which translates to MKKLVALVIAFATFSCTSNAQKTSFSKTALSETLMTTNGGQIAFKDILKNHKGKTTVIEVWASWCGDCVKAMPKVKELQANHPEVAFTFISMDKTADKWLAGIEKHELKGAHYMANDQMKGVFGQAIDLDWIPRYIILDKTGKIVLYRAIEKDFDLINETLNKLK; encoded by the coding sequence ATGAAAAAATTAGTCGCTTTAGTAATTGCTTTCGCTACATTCTCTTGTACCAGCAATGCACAGAAAACATCATTTTCAAAAACCGCTTTATCTGAAACGCTTATGACTACCAATGGAGGTCAAATAGCATTTAAAGACATACTTAAAAATCATAAAGGAAAAACAACCGTTATTGAGGTTTGGGCTTCTTGGTGTGGCGATTGTGTAAAAGCAATGCCTAAAGTAAAAGAATTGCAGGCCAATCATCCAGAAGTAGCATTCACTTTTATTTCGATGGATAAAACAGCGGATAAATGGTTAGCTGGTATTGAAAAACACGAATTAAAAGGAGCTCATTATATGGCTAACGACCAAATGAAAGGTGTTTTTGGACAAGCCATTGATTTAGATTGGATTCCAAGATACATTATCTTAGACAAAACGGGAAAAATAGTATTGTACCGAGCTATTGAAAAAGATTTTGATCTTATCAATGAAACTCTAAACAAGTTAAAATAA